From the genome of Thermovirga sp.:
GGGGGGCAGGCACCCCGCCTCGCCGAAGGAGCGGGAAAAGGACATGAGCACATAGTAGGCGAACACTATCAGCACGCTCATGGCCAGCCCCACGCCGGCGCCAGACCGGTGGGGGCCTACCCCCAGCGAGGCCCCGAGGACGGCGAGGATGACGCAGGCCCAGGGCACCGCCAGTTTCAGGTGGAATAGAACCCGCAGGGGTGCAAGGTTGGCTCCCTGCTTGTTCATGATGCTGATGTGCTTCCACAGTTGAAAGGCGCTCATCTCGGCGGGCCTTTGAGATGTCTGGGCCACCTCCGCGGGCCCTAAATCGAGAGGCAATTTCTGCCGGTCAAAGGTGAAGAGGAGCTTGACGGTCCGGTCCTGCAGCACCTCGAAGGTCTTCCCGTCCTCCAGCCACCACTCCCCGCCTCTCCAACTCCCCCTTGCGGCGGTGACGATCCGGCTCATCGTGCCCTCCTCGAACTCCTGCACAACGATGTCCTCCATGGTCCCCAGGTTCTGCCGGAGCCGCGAGATATAGATCACGCGGCGGAGTTCCCCGTCACCCTCATCCCTAAGGAAAAC
Proteins encoded in this window:
- a CDS encoding YjgP/YjgQ family permease, with product MGNSFLFGVLVFSVLLVAGDLLFQVANLMIDKGVALGVVIRLFVYKLPEVVVMTLPMASLLSSLLTFGRLSSQSEIVALRAAGISFRRIVKPVLVASALASLGAILLNETIVPLSNRAADNIMRYEIARERPTLLREKVFLRDEGDGELRRVIYISRLRQNLGTMEDIVVQEFEEGTMSRIVTAARGSWRGGEWWLEDGKTFEVLQDRTVKLLFTFDRQKLPLDLGPAEVAQTSQRPAEMSAFQLWKHISIMNKQGANLAPLRVLFHLKLAVPWACVILAVLGASLGVGPHRSGAGVGLAMSVLIVFAYYVLMSFSRSFGEAGCLPPLVAAWAPNLVFLVIAGYLVRIADR